GGAGACACTAGTGAGATTTTAGAAAGTTTCTATGTTTGCTTATTCTAGAATAAGGTGTTAGTTCTGTTTCAATGAGTTAACTGGATACACTCTACTCGGTACAACCGACTCTACTTTATTTGAAGTGCTACAGCTGTCCGAATGTACTGgacataacacaaaatatatcGAAATGTACTGGACATAAGCAACACAATATATATCCGAATGTGCTGGACCTAGAACCGCATAAACAACACAACATACATCCAGCATGATATACCGACAATCTGAATGTACTGGACCTGGAATGTCAAATTTTTTAAATGACCAACAAACCTACTTAGTAATagaacagttttacattttgcttAATTATAACGCACAATATTTATACGATTTAATCAAATTTCAGGCAGCATTCAGTAAATTGACAGACAGGCTTACTTACAGATTTTGATATATGGGTAAGATCTCAACGCCACATATTGTCTCACTGTGAGCTTGTGTTATGCATCATATACATAAGAGCCTGCTAAAGGGcagaaaacaagtaacaaataatataaacatgatAATAATTAACAGATATAAAAGAACACCATCTCACGTTCCCCAAACGCaaccacaaacaaacagatcACTTTGTTTCAGAGAATAAACCGCGAAGTAAAGTCGGAGTGCTAGACCTAGAGACAAGTTCAACGGCTTCTATGTTTGGACCTAATTATAAACCGAACTTTTCACGGTCGCCAGAGAGCAACATTCATTCTGTGATCACTAGCTATGTTTCAAGCAGAGGCTAGGGGTCACTTCTCCCATACTTACTTGACATCGTAGTAGAGTTCGTAGGacatttttgaaatgtatatttcactAAGAAATTGCTAAATCAGAAACAAGTTTTACTGTGGGTAAATCGTTTCAAACAATACGATCGCACAGTGAAATTGTTATTTAAGGCTATGTAACGTCTAACCATAGGGTGTTCTCCTGGTTTTGTGACGAGTTAACATCCTGATTCAGTGATGTTCATCTAACACTTTAATCTGATTACGTACAGATAACACCCTGATTCAGTGATGTTCATCTAACACTCTAATCTGATTACGTATAGATAACACCCTGATTCAGTGATGTTCATCTAACACTTTAATTATATACAGTTAATACCTGATTTAGTGATGTTCATCTAACACTTTAATTATATACAGTTAATACCCTGATTTAGTGATGTTCATCTAACACTTTAATTATATACAGTTAATACCCTGATTCAGTGATGTTCATCCAACACtttaattatatacaattaatatCCTGATATTCAGTTAACACTCAGTGACGAGAAGCTAACACCGTGATTCAGTTAACACTAACTGCTTACGTACTTTAacagcccattgtggagctttatacaaaataaataagacTAGTTCTATAGCTGATTTCAACATAATGTTCTGGTGTTGTCGTTGTTTTTCggtaacaaagtttattttaataaatatgtaagaggtattcatttttattaatactgAATAAAGTTACGAAAGGAaacatcttgtttttgtttgtttttagttatactCCATCTACAGAAGTAAAAAACTTCATTTATCAATAAATCATGCACTGGTGACAACACTACTGACAGAGAACTGAGTATTTCTGTGTGATCTCACGATCATTGGTACCTCCATCCTCGAACACtaaatggattatggaaagccaTGAGGGAGGAGTGATGCGTTTTAGACATGACAGCATTTTGCAATGGAAATTATACTATAGGAATATTTTCAAGATGCGCGGCCATCTCATAGAGCATGAACTAATGTGCCGACATGGTAAGGCTTCAAAATAGTATTCATGTAGTCCACCTAAGTTGTTAAACTGTTTCTAGTGTATGTTTGACTATGTCAAAAACACCTGTTAAACCATACGTTCTTCAGTAGGTCTCTATGGATACGTTTAATAAATCTATTAACCCATAGTTTCAGgtgtatttaacatatatatcGATACACTGACTAAACTGTAGTTTGGTATAAAACTGGCATATATTAATAGATTTATTAAACCGTAGTTGTGTAGTTCAATACattaatataactgtagtttgatatatacacatttgacgtctgtacctatacattaatacaactgtagtttgatacatacacatttgatgtctgtatttctacattaatacaactgtagtttgatatatacatatttgacgtCTGTACCTCTACattaatataactgtagtttgatatatacacatttgatgtctgtatttctacattaatacaactgtagtttgatatatacatatttgacgtCTGTACCTCtacattaataactgtagtttgatatttacacatttgatgtctgtatttctacattaatacaactgtagtttgatatatacatatttgatgTCTGTACCTCTACattaatataactgtagtttgatatatacacatttgatgtCTGTATTTCTACATTATTACAACTGtaatttgatatatacacatttgacgtctgtacctatacattaatataactgtagtttgatatatacacatttgacgtCTGTACCTATACTTTAatacaactgtagtttgatatatacacatttgatgtctgtatttctacattaatacaactgtagtttgatatatacatatttgacgtCTGTACCTCTACattaatataactgtagtttgatatatacacatttgatgtctgtatttctacattaatacaactgtagtttgatatatacatatttgactCTGTACCTCtacattaataactgtagtttgatatatacacatttgatgtctgtatttctacattaataactgtagtttgatatatacatatttgacgtCTGTACCTCTACattaatataactgtagtttgatatttacacatttgatgtctgtatttctacattaatacaactgtagtttgatatatacatatttgactCTGTACCTCtacattaataactgtagtttgatatttacacatttgatgtctgtatttctacattaatacaactgtagtttgatatatacatatttgacgtCTGTACCTCTACattaatataactgtagtttgatatttacacatttgatgtctgtatttctacattaatacaactgtagtttgatatatacatatttgactCTGTACCTCTACATcaatataactgtagtttgatatatacacatttgatgtCTGTATCTCTACATcaatataactgtagtttgatatatacatatttgacgtCTGTACCTCTAcattaatacaactgtagtttgatatttacacatttgatgtctgtatttctacattaatacaactgtagtttgatatatacatatttgacgtCTGTACCTCtacattaataactgtagtttgatatttacacatttgatgtctgtatttctacattaatacaactgtagtttgatatatacatatttgacgtCTGTACCTCTACattaatataactgtagtttgatatatacacatttgatgtctgtatttctacattattacaactgtagtttgatatatacacatttgacgtctgtacctatacattaatataactgtagtttgatatatacacatttgacgtCTGTATCTCTAcattaatacaactgtagtttgatatatacatatttgatgtctgtatttctacattattacaactgtagtttgatatatacacatttgacgtctgtacctatacattaatataactgtagtttgatatatacacatttgacgtCTGTATCTCTACattaataaaactgtagtttgatatatacacatttgacgtctgtacctatacattaatataactgtagtttgatatatacacatttgacgtctgtacctatacattaatataactgtagtttgatatatacacatttgacgtctgtatttctacattaatacaactgtagtttgatatatacatatttgacgtCTGTACCTCTACattaatataactgtagtttgatatttacacatttgatgtctgtatttctacattaatacaactgtagtttgatatatacatatttgactCTGTACCTCtacattaataactgtagtttgatatttacacatttgatgtctgtatttctacattaatacaactgtagtttgatatatacatatttgacgtCTGTACCTCTACattaatataactgtagtttgatatatacacatttgatgtctgtatttctacattattacaactgtagtttgatatatacacatttgacgtctgtacctatacattaatataactgtagtttgatatatacacatttgacgtCTGTATCTCTACattaataaaactgtagtttgatatatacacatttgacgtctgtacctatacattaatataactgtagtttgatatatacacatttgacgtctgtacctatacattaatataactgtagtttgatatatacacatttgacgtCTGTATCTCTACattaataaaactgtagtttgatatatacacatttgacgtTTGTATCTCTATattaatacaactgtagtttgatatatacaaatTTGACGTCTGTACCTATACATTAATgcaactgtagtttgatatatacatatttgacgtCTGTACCTCTAcattaatacaactgtagtttgatatatacacatttgacgtCTGTATCTCTACATcaatataactgtagtttgatatatacaaatTTGACGTCTGTACTTATAcattaatacaactgtagtttgatatatacacatttgacgtctatatttgtacattaatacaactgtagtttGATTTCTACATATTTGACGTCTGTACCTCtacattaataactgtagtttgatatatacacatttgatgtctgtatttctacattattacaactgtagtttgatatatacacatttgacgtctgtacctatacattaatataactgtagtttgatatatacacatttgacgtCTGTACCTATACTTTAatacaactgtagtttgatatatacacatttgatgtctgtatttctacattaatacaactgtagtttgatatatacatatttgacgtCTGTACCTCTACattaatataactgtagtttgatatatacacatttgatgtctgtatttctacattaatacaactgtagtttgatatatacatatttgactCTGTACCTCtacattaataactgtagtttgatatatacacatttgatgtctgtatttctacattaataactgtagtttgatatatacatatttgacgtCTGTACCTCTACattaatataactgtagtttgatatttacacatttgatgtctgtatttctacattaatacaactgtagtttgatatatacatatttgactCTGTACCTCtacattaataactgtagtttgatatttacacatttgatgtctgtatttctacattaatacaactgtagtttgatatatacatatttgacgtCTGTACCTCTACattaatataactgtagtttgatatttacacatttgatgtctgtatttctacattaatacaactgtagtttgatatatacatatttgactCTGTACCTCTACATcaatataactgtagtttgatatatacacatttgatgtCTGTATCTCTACATcaatataactgtagtttgatatatacatatttgacgtCTGTACCTCTAcattaatacaactgtagtttgatatttacacatttgatgtctgtatttctacattaatacaactgtagtttgatatatacatatttgacgtCTGTACCTCtacattaataactgtagtttgatatttacacatttgatgtctgtatttctacattaatacaactgtagtttgatatatacatatttgacgtCTGTACCTCTACattaatataactgtagtttgatatatacacatttgatgtctgtatttctacattattacaactgtagtttgatatatacacatttgacgtctgtacctatacattaatataactgtagtttgatatatacacatttgacgtCTGTATCTCTAcattaatacaactgtagtttgatatatacatatttgatgtctgtatttctacattattacaactgtagtttgatatatacacatttgacgtctgtacctatacattaatataactgtagtttgatatatacacatttgacgtCTGTATCTCTACattaataaaactgtagtttgatatatacacatttgacgtctgtacctatacattaatataactgtagtttgatatatacacatttgacgtctgtacctatacattaatataactgtagtttgatatatacacatttgacgtctgtatttctacattaatacaactgtagtttgatatatacatatttgacgtCTGTACCTCTACattaatataactgtagtttgatatttacacatttgatgtctgtatttctacattaatacaactgtagtttgatatatacatatttgactCTGTACCTCtacattaataactgtagtttgatatttacacatttgatgtctgtatttctacattaatacaactgtagtttgatatatacatatttgacgtCTGTACCTCTACattaatataactgtagtttgatatatacacatttgatgtctgtatttctacattattacaactgtagtttgatatatacacatttgacgtctgtacctatacattaatataactgtagtttgatatatacacatttgacgtCTGTATCTCTACattaataaaactgtagtttgatatatacacatttgacgtctgtacctatacattaatataactgtagtttgatatatacacatttgacgtctgtacctatacattaatataactgtagtttgatatatacacatttgacgtCTGTATCTCTACattaataaaactgtagtttgatatatacacatttgacgtTTGTATCTCTATattaatacaactgtagtttgatatatacaaatTTGACGTCTGTACCTATACATTAATgcaactgtagtttgatatatacatatttgacgtCTGTACCTCTAcattaatacaactgtagtttgatatatacacatttgacgtCTGTATCTCTACATcaatataactgtagtttgatatatacaaatTTGACGTCTGTACTTATAcattaatacaactgtagtttgatatatacacatttgacgtctatatttgtacattaatacaactgtagtttGATTTCTACATATTTGACGTCTGTACCTCtacattaataactgtagtttgatatttacacatttgatgtctgtatttctacattaatacaactgtagtttgatatatacatatttgacgtCTGTACCTCTACattaatataactgtagtttgatatatacacatttgatgtctgtatttctacattattacaactgtagtttgatatatacacatttgacgtCTGTACCTATACATTAATACAagtgtagtttgatatatacatatttgacgtCTGTACCTCTAcattaatacaactgtagtttgatatatacacatttgacgtCTGTATCTCCACATcaatataactgtagtttgatatatacaaatTTGACGTCTGTACCTCTACATcaatataactgtagtttgatatatacaaatTTGACGTCTGTATCTCTACATcaatataactgtagtttgaCATATACATATGACTTATGTAACCATAAAGTTATTAGAGCATAGTTTAGTATCGTAGTTTCGTGTATATCTGATCACGATATTTACTTACTTGTCATTCACTTCACATTAAGTTTCTACTTCCTAACACATACATGATCTTATGAAAGCACAGAACGACGCAAAtgcaaatattatttaattttgaactaatgttTCCAGAAATATGTATACATGATCAGAGCAGATGATTAGGTTCTGACCCAACATGTAGCAGGTGTTAGTTACAGTTTCTGTGTGTAAAGTAAACAAAAGTATTAGACTCTGTCTGTTTAACATGAATTTATTGATTGTGGTAAAACCTTTTTctgaaatgaaatacattttttaacatattaaaataaaatactacaaaatTAGTGTATTCATTCTGCAACTTAAGAAAACACAAAAGTATACGATGTCATGTAAGCCTATTTTACACTTTTAGAACACTAGAAGAACGTTTTGTCTTGTCACAATCGATACCAACAAGACCTCCATTGAATGAATCATCCATCAATATACCGATACAGAGAAACCCATGGTATCAGTTATTAGTTATCGTAACCATGGAAATAGAAACAGAACAACAAAATGTGTGCGAGTCTTGAATGGATGAATTTACAAGAAAATCGTTAGAAGCAAGATTTTGTTTCTCATCTCTTAAACATACGTCAGGAGATGAGATTTTAGAGAAAACTGAACATATCTACACAACACGAAACATGTTTGACTTAATAAACAAGTACATTCATGGTTAAAGAACAAATCTAACAAAAGCTGACAAAAACACAGCCATGAActggtttaaaataaaagaaccgaaaatattaaaaatcaaaataaaactttgtccACTGGTCACTGGAGACCTTCAGTTGTGGCTGAAATCCCAGGTCACTGGACACCACAAGTTGTGGCTGGAATCCCTGTCCACTGGTCACGGACACCACAAGTCGCGGCTGGAATCCCTGTCCACTGGTCACGAACACCACAAGTCGTGGCTGGAATCCCTGTCCACTGGTCATGGACACCACAAGTCGTGGCTGGAATCCCTGTCCACTGGGCACCACAAATCATGGCTGGAATGCTGTGTTTTAACTGGAATGCTTCGTCACCAACATATGAGGGTCTGTTTTTcactaatgtttattttagtatacACCAATGTTGGTTAACATGATAACCAAGTTAGTTTAGTAATAAAAACGATAGCTACATTTTAGCAAGGTAACACAGAAAGTAGTATCCATTGAAACTGTCTATAACTGAAGGGTCGCTGTTCACGTAACAACACATATATATGGtcacattttataatttgttctaCACCATTTCAGAGCAGCATATAACCACGTCAATAACACATCTTCACACATGGTAACTAGAACTATATCGTCGTTGTTTGGTATAGTATTCAAAACGTaagtatttaatttcattttcccATAATTCCCATATCCTCCAAAATGTCAAAGTTGGTATTTCCTGTTGACATAACTTGGTCGAAGCTGAGGAGGTCCGTGGCGCTGCTTTCTATATTGTCTAAGAAGTCCAGATGAAATTGAGGTTGCTCTTCCATTACTCCAGTCTGAGGATGACCCTTTCTACGAAAAGGCTCGCTCTGTGAGATGACGTCACCGCCACTTACAGATACCTCGttcctttcatccatgggggtcATTCTCCTTGTCCCTTGCTGATGATGGTGCATCATTGTATTTAGGTTTTGTACATGGGGAGACATCACAGTTTTCTGAACACTGTCCATGGCAACCGGACGAATGTTTGGTGTCATATGGGGCGATTGTTGAGGAAACCAAGGAGCAGCTGATTGACCGATAACTCCAACTTGAAGTTGAGATTGTTCCTGTTGTGGGAAGGAATTCCTCCATTGTACACCAGTTCCTGGTAATTGTTGGTGTGAAATATTCACTCCATCTGGACCAGCGTTCACGTTTGGAGGGCGAGAAAGAGCACTGTTGTAACTTGGTTGGTTGTGGGTTATATTATTTGAAGAAGGCATATTAGGTTGGTGGACTGATTGAGGAAATCGGGGGTCACTATGTGATGCATTTCTGTGTCCAACAATTTGTGGGTGTTGACTTTCTTGTGTAAGAAACGAAGAATTCTGTAATTGGTGGAATGCTGTTGCTCCAACTGTTGGGGTCACAGTTGGGTCAGGATGGTTGAAATTTGGGGTCATGTTGTGCTCATATCGCATCATTGAACCATTTCCCATCACTATCTGTGGTGAATGTTGGGGTTGACTAACTATGCGGTGTGGTTTGTAATGGGGAGACGGCCTCATTGGAAACTGTGACACTCGGGACTGTTGGGGATGAATAGGTGTCGACATGGCACCCTGAGGGGTCATTTGTTGATGGTTCACTGCCAGTCGATTAATATTGGAATGGCTGTTTCCACCAGGGGGATAATGGGTATTCAAAGTGACTGATTGTGACTGAGACAAGTTCATTTGAAATGGTCCACTTGAATGCAACGTCGAAGATGGATAATTTCCATAGGTAGTGGACTGTTGTTGTGAATTATGGGTAGAAGAAGCTGACTTTGGATCTTGAGTGATGTGCAGTTGTTGTCCTTGTGAAAcctaaagaagaaaaacacaaatcGTCACTAGAACAAAATTACAAAGGCATGTAATGTATAACTAACAATAACCACTGAAGTAAGAGTTACATCCAACTCCAATTAAACAGCAAGGTAAATCACAATATTattcatagaaaaataaacattaaacaaaaggcCTGAACAATATCCATCTAAGAACAGTTGTTCGCGTTTACACAAGAGGACTGAACAATATCTATCTAAGAACAGTTGTTCGCGTTTACACAAGAGGACTGAACAATATCCATCTAAGAACAGTTGTACGCGTTTACACAATAGGACTGAACAATATCCATCTAAGAACAGTTGTTCGCGTTTACACAAGAGGTCTGAACAATATCCATCTAAGAACAGTTGTTCGCATTTACACAATAGGACTGGACAATATCCATCTAAGAACAGTTGTACGCGTTTACACAAGAGGACTGAACAATATCTATCTAAGAACAGTTGTTCGCGTTTACACAATAGGACTGAACAATATCCATCTAAGAACAGTTGTTCACGTTTACACAATAGGACTGAACAATATCCATCTAAGAACAGTTGTTCGCGTTTACACAAGAGGACTGAACAATATCCATCTAAGAACAGTTGTACGCATTTACACAATAGGACTGAACAATATCTATCTAAGAACAGTTGTTCGCGTTTACACAATAGGACTGAACAATATCCATCTAAGAACAGTTGTTCGCGTTTACACAATAGGACTAAACAATATCCATCTAGGAACAGTTGTTCGCGTTTACACAATAGGACTGAACAATATCCATCTAAGAACAGTTGTTCGCGTTTACACAATAGGACTGAACAATATCCATCTAAGAACAGTTGTTCGCGTTTACACAAGAGGACTGAACAATATCTATCTAAGAACAGTTGTACGCGTTTACACAATAGGACTGAACAATATCCATCTAAGAACAGTTGTACGCGTTTACACAATAGGACTGAACAATATCCATCTAAGAACAGTTGTTCGCGTTTACACAATAGGACTAAACAATATCCATCTAGGAACAGTTGTTCGCGTTTACACAATAGGACTGAACAATATCCATCTAAGAACAGTTGTTCGCGTTTACACAATAGGACTGAACAATATCCATCTAAGAACAGTTGTTCGCGTTTACACAAGAGGACTGAACAATATCCATCTAAGAACAGTTGTTCGCGTTTACACAATAGGACTGAACAATATCCATCTAAGAACAGTTGTTCGCGTTTACACAATAGGACTAAACAATATCCATCTAGGAACAGTTGTTCGCGTTTACACAATAGGACTGAACAATATCCATCTAAGAACAGTTGTTCGCGTTTACACAATAGGACTGAACAATATCTATCTAAGAACAGTTGTACGCGTTTACACAATAGGACTGAACAATATCCATCTAAGAACAGTTGTTCACGTTTATACAATAGGACTGAACTATATCCATCTAAGAACAGTTGTAAATTTGTAGAGAAGAGAACATATGAATCTCATTAGTGTAAATTTGTACTATCAATGTTCTTATGGTAATGGTGTGGTTTACATAAGTTACGTTATAGTGTTGTTTTTCTTGGTCAGTTGACCCACGTTGTTATAGAGTTCGGAGTGTGACGTTTCGTTGTTAGATGAGCTTTATTCAGGCCGTATTTTTATCAATCAATATTTATATTCCAAAGAACTTTCATTTTAAGATTGCTCTGGTCCATCCTGTTATCTTCAACAAAATAT
This genomic window from Tachypleus tridentatus isolate NWPU-2018 chromosome 10, ASM421037v1, whole genome shotgun sequence contains:
- the LOC143228480 gene encoding uncharacterized protein LOC143228480 codes for the protein MTYSLQGCPLWCENQWRYFKEEGGSSGVYDVRPVTDLDVRIKESDLPLHKPPGLIQRCHVNGPDQRHVAPTSVSYGATRPLSHFTDPGVGRTASLSPQSSPYFQGQSPRVIQQYSSPVPRSPSAPSLQLSQSQQLRFSPGSQQLQVSQGQQLHITQDPKSASSTHNSQQQSTTYGNYPSSTLHSSGPFQMNLSQSQSVTLNTHYPPGGNSHSNINRLAVNHQQMTPQGAMSTPIHPQQSRVSQFPMRPSPHYKPHRIVSQPQHSPQIVMGNGSMMRYEHNMTPNFNHPDPTVTPTVGATAFHQLQNSSFLTQESQHPQIVGHRNASHSDPRFPQSVHQPNMPSSNNITHNQPSYNSALSRPPNVNAGPDGVNISHQQLPGTGVQWRNSFPQQEQSQLQVGVIGQSAAPWFPQQSPHMTPNIRPVAMDSVQKTVMSPHVQNLNTMMHHHQQGTRRMTPMDERNEVSVSGGDVISQSEPFRRKGHPQTGVMEEQPQFHLDFLDNIESSATDLLSFDQVMSTGNTNFDILEDMGIMGK